One region of Exiguobacterium acetylicum genomic DNA includes:
- the resA gene encoding thiol-disulfide oxidoreductase ResA, translating into MKKTKQNPEERLAAAQQKKKKRSFWRLMIMTIVLFAGAVVIMQFVDQATRDKNGRVMAGDDAPGFALVDLYGEKQHSMDEYKGKGLLLNFWGTFCEPCKKEMPLINDNYQMMQDQGVNFVAVNVGETPVRVSSFIKDIGGTDYPILMDTNSSVEKAYGIYNLPVTFIINKKGEVVEKYEGEIDQAKLEEMVKKANE; encoded by the coding sequence ATGAAAAAAACGAAACAAAATCCGGAAGAACGCTTAGCAGCGGCCCAGCAAAAAAAGAAGAAACGCTCCTTCTGGCGTCTAATGATCATGACGATCGTCTTGTTCGCCGGAGCAGTCGTCATCATGCAATTCGTCGATCAAGCGACACGTGATAAAAACGGTCGTGTCATGGCAGGCGATGATGCCCCTGGTTTCGCACTCGTCGATCTATATGGTGAGAAACAGCACTCGATGGACGAGTACAAAGGAAAAGGACTTTTACTCAATTTCTGGGGAACATTCTGTGAACCATGTAAGAAAGAGATGCCATTGATCAATGACAACTATCAGATGATGCAAGACCAAGGCGTCAATTTCGTAGCGGTCAATGTCGGTGAAACACCAGTTCGTGTCTCAAGCTTCATCAAGGATATTGGCGGAACGGACTATCCGATTCTCATGGATACGAACAGTTCGGTCGAGAAGGCTTACGGGATCTACAACTTACCTGTGACGTTCATCATCAATAAAAAAGGTGAAGTCGTCGAGAAGTATGAAGGTGAGATTGATCAAGCGAAGCTCGAAGAGATGGTGAAGAAGGCGAACGAGTAA
- the resB gene encoding cytochrome c biogenesis protein ResB, with amino-acid sequence MQEQEDFKQLDMRYEEAELRSKRKNPSWIDRAWTFFSSVKVGLWLIGLIIIASGVGTIFPQEMYIPQATPPEEFYQKEYGTAGDIYYTLGFHNLFESWWYIGLITLLLLSIIIVSIDRFFPLYRALKKQPVIQSDRFMNGQRFGAEATGDIKKIDAIAPLLEKKGYKVRRQDGALLAEKQRFGRWGPYINHIGLVLFFGGAMLRVVPGMHEDELLWLREGETLPIEATDNQYYLKNEAFNIEFYDPEKVDEKFKKSLEAAGGNVPKNYDTKMTLYKKVGETSDFKPKLEEIKSGETAVNRPFEFDDYQVFQEQYAADPEFKTMSFNIVNQKTDKVVDTIKVDLRDPKETYALKDGYEVELKDFLPDFVVKDGQPTTNSGRPVNPAFVFSIKSPEHPKGERSLIGIKLNVGGDENQYKMAFAGTELSNISGVRIKKDLTLPFLFAGGIIFMAGLLIGMYWPHRRLWLREKNGRIQIAGFTNKNALGLQKEANLALTEVGLPELEDRQKLREEGEAK; translated from the coding sequence ATGCAGGAGCAAGAAGATTTCAAACAACTGGACATGCGTTACGAGGAAGCGGAGCTTCGATCGAAACGTAAAAATCCATCTTGGATCGACCGGGCATGGACGTTCTTCTCGTCTGTCAAGGTCGGGTTGTGGCTGATCGGGTTGATCATCATCGCGAGTGGGGTCGGTACGATCTTCCCGCAAGAGATGTATATTCCACAGGCAACACCACCAGAAGAGTTTTACCAAAAGGAATACGGCACAGCAGGTGACATCTACTATACGTTAGGATTCCATAATCTATTTGAATCATGGTGGTATATCGGATTAATCACGCTTTTATTACTCTCGATCATCATCGTGTCGATTGACCGATTCTTCCCGCTCTACCGAGCACTGAAGAAACAACCGGTCATCCAGTCGGACCGTTTCATGAACGGTCAGCGATTTGGCGCGGAAGCGACTGGCGATATCAAAAAAATCGATGCGATCGCACCATTGCTTGAGAAAAAAGGTTATAAAGTCCGTCGACAAGACGGAGCACTCTTAGCGGAAAAGCAACGGTTCGGACGATGGGGTCCATACATCAATCATATCGGACTCGTCTTATTCTTCGGTGGTGCGATGCTTCGAGTCGTACCAGGGATGCACGAAGATGAATTGCTTTGGCTCCGCGAAGGAGAGACGTTGCCGATCGAAGCGACGGACAACCAGTACTACTTGAAAAATGAAGCGTTCAACATCGAGTTCTATGATCCTGAGAAGGTCGATGAGAAGTTCAAGAAATCACTTGAAGCAGCAGGCGGAAACGTACCAAAGAACTATGATACGAAGATGACGCTGTACAAGAAAGTCGGTGAAACATCCGATTTCAAACCGAAGCTTGAAGAAATCAAGTCAGGTGAGACGGCAGTCAACCGCCCATTCGAATTCGATGATTATCAAGTCTTCCAGGAACAGTACGCGGCAGATCCGGAATTCAAGACGATGTCGTTTAATATCGTCAACCAGAAAACGGACAAAGTCGTCGATACGATCAAGGTCGACTTGCGTGATCCGAAAGAAACATATGCTTTAAAAGATGGATATGAAGTCGAACTGAAGGACTTCCTTCCGGACTTCGTCGTCAAAGATGGTCAGCCAACGACGAACTCGGGACGTCCAGTCAATCCTGCCTTCGTCTTCAGTATCAAGTCACCTGAACACCCGAAAGGTGAGCGGAGTTTGATTGGGATCAAACTGAACGTTGGTGGAGATGAGAACCAGTACAAAATGGCATTCGCCGGTACGGAACTCTCAAACATCTCGGGTGTCCGGATTAAAAAAGATCTGACGCTCCCGTTCCTGTTTGCAGGTGGTATCATCTTCATGGCAGGCCTATTGATCGGAATGTACTGGCCGCACCGTCGTCTCTGGTTACGTGAGAAGAACGGTCGCATCCAGATTGCTGGATTTACGAACAAAAATGCATTGGGGCTTCAAAAAGAAGCTAATCTCGCGTTGACGGAAGTCGGTCTACCAGAACTTGAGGATCGACAAAAGTTGCGGGAAGAGGGGGAAGCTAAATGA
- the ccsB gene encoding c-type cytochrome biogenesis protein CcsB has product MNLLQLSSNLLLTSFIVYLVSTGFFAVATSGKKGPTRSGKIAYTLAIIGFLAQLGYFFTRWAGAGHVPVSNLYEYTTFFGMMMVLGFLIVYAIYKNNVLGLIAMPVALLVIAYASMFPDEVQPLIPALQSVWLKIHVTTAALGEGILAVSFATGLLYLIHATDFSKESKTRTWLEVVMFSLACVVGYILVGLLFKATGSASTIEYVAKNGATMTHDYVMPVLTGPEGGKVLSGSGAVIELPNFLNANKVNTVLWSIIGGVVLYVLLRFVILRKRLAESLKPIARKIDLETADEISYRSVAIGLPIFILGGLIFAMIWAQMAWSRYWGWDPKEVWALITMLFYVFYLHMRIQRGWIGKKSAWLCVGGFAVIMFNLVFVNLVVAGLHSYA; this is encoded by the coding sequence ATGAATTTGCTTCAGTTGAGCAGTAACCTGCTCCTTACATCATTCATCGTCTACCTCGTCAGTACAGGATTCTTCGCTGTAGCGACGAGTGGTAAAAAAGGACCGACGCGTTCTGGTAAGATCGCCTATACGCTCGCGATCATCGGTTTCCTCGCGCAGCTCGGATATTTCTTCACGCGCTGGGCTGGAGCTGGGCATGTTCCAGTCTCGAACTTATATGAATACACGACATTCTTCGGCATGATGATGGTGCTTGGTTTCTTGATTGTTTATGCCATCTACAAAAACAATGTTCTTGGCTTGATTGCGATGCCAGTTGCATTGCTCGTCATCGCCTATGCGTCGATGTTCCCGGATGAAGTCCAACCGTTGATCCCAGCACTACAAAGTGTTTGGCTCAAAATCCACGTCACGACGGCAGCGCTCGGCGAAGGGATTCTTGCCGTCAGCTTCGCGACGGGTTTACTGTATCTGATTCACGCGACAGATTTCAGCAAGGAATCGAAAACTCGGACGTGGCTTGAAGTCGTCATGTTCTCGCTCGCATGTGTTGTCGGTTACATCTTAGTTGGGCTGTTGTTCAAAGCGACAGGTTCTGCGTCGACGATCGAATACGTTGCGAAAAACGGTGCAACGATGACGCATGACTATGTCATGCCAGTCTTGACAGGTCCTGAAGGCGGAAAAGTCTTATCGGGTTCAGGTGCCGTCATCGAATTACCAAACTTCTTGAACGCGAACAAAGTCAATACGGTCTTATGGTCGATCATTGGCGGTGTCGTCTTATACGTCTTGCTTCGCTTCGTCATTCTTCGCAAGCGTCTTGCTGAAAGCTTGAAGCCGATTGCGCGTAAGATTGATCTTGAGACAGCAGATGAGATCAGCTATCGTTCTGTTGCGATTGGTCTTCCAATCTTCATCCTGGGCGGTCTGATCTTCGCGATGATCTGGGCGCAAATGGCATGGAGCCGTTACTGGGGCTGGGATCCGAAAGAGGTATGGGCACTCATTACGATGCTCTTCTACGTCTTTTATCTCCATATGCGCATCCAGCGTGGTTGGATTGGTAAAAAATCAGCTTGGTTATGTGTCGGCGGATTTGCCGTCATCATGTTCAACCTTGTCTTCGTTAACCTTGTCGTAGCGGGATTACACTCGTACGCATAA